The DNA sequence TGGACaagtccctcatgcctcaactCTTTGCAAGCCATCATGATTGGTATGAATCCATCATCCATTCCATAGACTTGGCAATAGCTGATGATCCATCAAAGCAACAAGAGCTCAAATTGGTGTACACTTATGATGATGCCATGCATGGATTCAGTGCAGTGTTATCATCAGAAGAGTTGGAGACCCTAAAGAAAGTTCATGGTTTTGTGACAGCTTATCCTGATAGATCTGCCACCATAGACACAACACACACCTTTGAGTTTCTGTCATTGGACACACCCGGTGGAATATGGAATGCTTCAAATTTTGGGGATGGTGTCATTGTGGGTCTCATAGACACTGGAATATGGCCTGAAAGTGACAGCTTCAGAGATGATGGCATGAGCAGAAACATCCCATCCAAATGGAAAGGAACATGCGAGCCAGGACAAGACTTTGATGCCTCCTTGTGTAACTTCAAATTGATTGGAGCCAGGTACTTCAACAAGGGTGTGAAAGCAGCGAACCCAAATGTCACTATCAGCATGAACTCAGCGAGAGACACTCAGGGTCATGGAAGCCACACATCATCCACTGTTGCTGGGAATTATGTGAATGATGCTTCTTTCTTTGGCTACGCCAAAGGGGTAGCCAGAGGCGTTGCACCACAAGCCATGCTTGCCATGTATAAGGTCCTTTGGGATGAAGGGCGTCAAGCCTCTGATGTTCTTGCAGGAATGGACCAAGCCATTGCTGATGGGGTTGATGTCATTTCCATTTCTTTGGGTTTTGATGATGTTCCGCTCTATGAGGATCCTGTGGCAATAGCTGCTTTTGCAGCAATGGAAAAAGGGGTGTTGGTTTCATCTTCAGCTGGCAATGAAGGTCCTGAAGTTGGTACTTTGCATAATGGAATCCCTTGGGTGCTAACAGTTGCAGCAGGCACCATAGACCGAACATTTGGAAGTTTGGCTCTTGGCAATGGCGAAACCATTGTGGGTTGGACCTTGTTTGCAGCAAACTCCTTAGTGGAGAATTTTCCACTTATTTACAACAAGAATCTATCAGCGTGCAACTCGGTTAAACTGTTATCCGAAGCAGCCACAAGAGGGATCATTATATGTGATGCCTTTGACTCAGTTTCTGTGTTCGATCAAATAGATCTTGTCACTGCAGCCAGTGTGGTAGGGGCTGTGTTTATCTCCGAGGATCCACGGCTAATTGAAACAGGACGTTTGTTTTCTCCAAGCATTGTGATCAACCCAAGTGATGCACCATCCGTGATCAAGTACGCAAAAAGAGTTGAGAATCCCTTTGCCAGCATCAACTTTCAACAAACGTTTGTTGGAATAAAACCAGCACCAGCTGCAGCATATTACACTTCAAGAGGTCCTTCACCAAGCTACCAAGGGATCTTGAAGCCTGATGTAATGGCACCTGGCTCAAATGTTCTAGCTGCTTTTGTTCCAAATAAACCTTCAGCTAGAATTGGAACAAACGTGTTTCTCTCTAGCGACTACAATTTTTTGTCTGGAACATCCATGGCATGTCCTCATGCATCCGGTGTTGCTGCTCTTCTCAAAGCAGCACACCCTGATTGGAGTGCAGCTGCTATAAGATCAGCACTGGTCACCACTGCTAATCCTTTTGACAACACCCAAAGTCCAATCAGAGATAATGGCAACCCATTGCAATATGCTTCTCCTCTTGCCATGGGAGCTGGTGAGATTGATCCTAACAAAGCACTTGATCCAGGTTTCATATATGATGCCACCCCTCAGGACTATGTTAACCTCCTTTGCGCTCTGGGTTACACACAGAACCAGATCCTAACCATCACAAGATCAAATTTTTACAAATGTGCCGATAACCCATCATCTGATCTTAACTACCCTTCTTTCATAGTCTTGTACAGTAACAAAACAAGATCATTAGTCCAGAAGTTCAGGAGGACCGTGACCAATGTTGGAGATGGTGCTGCTACGTATAGAGTGAAGGTGAAACAACCTAAGGGCGCTGTTGTTAAGGTTTCACCGGAGACATTGTCATTTGGGTATAAGAATGAAAAGCAGAACTACTCGGTTACCATAAAGTACAGGAGAAATACGAAGGAAAAGATCACATTTGGGGACATTGTTTGGGTTGAAGATGGTGGTGCACGCAAGGTGAGAAGCCCCATTGTTGTGGCACCTAGTGAAATTGCTTAAGTCGAAGTTTGATTACATCTAAGTGGccataataacaaataaaagtacCATGCAGTTTGTAATGTGTTATTACATCTCCAATACTGTAGTTTTGTCTGGCTAGGATAATCACAAAGGACATGTAGAGcatgatatatataatataatatgtatcgCTGGTGTTTAGTTGTTTGAAAAGGATTTGGAGAAAGACTTGGAataaggacaaaaaaaaaactgtggTATCGGTGAATAAATTTGGTTGGTTTTAGACATCAAACATGTGTTTTGCCGATGAGTCTTGTTGCTTTGCTATTTTAAAAGCAATGATTCAAGTAGCTGTCGCATCTTGTATCAGcataattatttatgtgtgtGCATACATAATATATTCTATACTACACGCTGtacgataaagaaaaaaaaaatgtttttaacatGCATTGTTGtgatctttattttaaaatgaatgtgTGTAAATCAACATGtacttttataaaaatcttTTGCCCGTGTTTGGATAAGATATTTTGGATAAGATATTTTCAAGAAATACTTGAGTGGtttgtaattgatttttttaatagaataattaaaatattttacattttaattttttaataaactaattgagtttttgtaacatctcatttaaataacaacataattaaatgaaatcttacaccggataatataaaaaagCCAAGTTGCAGAGTAtaaagtcactccttacagttatccaatgtacttaaaaggaaatactaaagctcaTTACAAAgcctacaacccaaaaggagtaagagatagccGATATTCGAAATAAAGCCTTGAGGGTAATACAATATACGGTccttagccctaaagaaaagctcaaataaaacatgaagtccAGCCCAGGTAGACTGTGTAGCAGAATCATCTCTTCCCtattgacctcgagtacctctcgcatctgctcccatcaataaattgatgatcatcgcaaaggtagaagaacaacatacaaggcaatcaaacaagaaagggtaagctagagccaaaaagattttatcatgcaatcagatatactttcacagtccaatatgcatacatcatccaagcatgttatgaccttccaatcaatacactaagactcgactcgactcatccggatacatataacctggtcggattcagcggatgcttgcacttgtggtggatacctctgctcaccctcgagctgctcacccccgagctatgtgttacaagtgttacaatgaatcaatcccccacacacaaggttagcccttaatgagttttaggcctcctgctactctcaccacaagagtcagtccgctctaagtgagactaactgactctttagagtctcaggatgcaatccttaccttatccttaccaaattatatagatggggcaccaccatggacacccactaacaggggccatggaattacgtcccgaccactgaagcacaaccctgaaatctcacctagaaattccaaggaattacgtactgaccacatactatacatattcaaacaaacagtaatatttatcatgcttataaatctcatgccaacctttataa is a window from the Vigna unguiculata cultivar IT97K-499-35 chromosome 7, ASM411807v1, whole genome shotgun sequence genome containing:
- the LOC114192371 gene encoding subtilisin-like protease SBT1.9 → MEPHFVVPFPMMFLITLWLLLAHHAKAESSTYVVHMDKSLMPQLFASHHDWYESIIHSIDLAIADDPSKQQELKLVYTYDDAMHGFSAVLSSEELETLKKVHGFVTAYPDRSATIDTTHTFEFLSLDTPGGIWNASNFGDGVIVGLIDTGIWPESDSFRDDGMSRNIPSKWKGTCEPGQDFDASLCNFKLIGARYFNKGVKAANPNVTISMNSARDTQGHGSHTSSTVAGNYVNDASFFGYAKGVARGVAPQAMLAMYKVLWDEGRQASDVLAGMDQAIADGVDVISISLGFDDVPLYEDPVAIAAFAAMEKGVLVSSSAGNEGPEVGTLHNGIPWVLTVAAGTIDRTFGSLALGNGETIVGWTLFAANSLVENFPLIYNKNLSACNSVKLLSEAATRGIIICDAFDSVSVFDQIDLVTAASVVGAVFISEDPRLIETGRLFSPSIVINPSDAPSVIKYAKRVENPFASINFQQTFVGIKPAPAAAYYTSRGPSPSYQGILKPDVMAPGSNVLAAFVPNKPSARIGTNVFLSSDYNFLSGTSMACPHASGVAALLKAAHPDWSAAAIRSALVTTANPFDNTQSPIRDNGNPLQYASPLAMGAGEIDPNKALDPGFIYDATPQDYVNLLCALGYTQNQILTITRSNFYKCADNPSSDLNYPSFIVLYSNKTRSLVQKFRRTVTNVGDGAATYRVKVKQPKGAVVKVSPETLSFGYKNEKQNYSVTIKYRRNTKEKITFGDIVWVEDGGARKVRSPIVVAPSEIA